One window of the Fusobacterium perfoetens genome contains the following:
- a CDS encoding response regulator transcription factor, translating into MDKRILLVEDEWKLRRIAADFLKREKFNVIEAGDGEEALDFILTEKFDLIILDLMLPKINGWELLKEIREKDSSLPVIMLTARGSEEDILKGYEMKADEYIVKPVSMKVLVAKVKAFLRIHSLGETISFGGITINTDTRDIKMDGVPLELSQKEYELLLFFIKNKGQVLSRDRIITSLWGYDYDGDIRAVDSQIKRIRKKLDGKYIKTIRGAGYKIEEE; encoded by the coding sequence ATGGATAAGAGAATACTGCTGGTTGAAGATGAGTGGAAATTAAGAAGAATAGCTGCTGACTTTTTAAAAAGAGAAAAGTTTAATGTTATAGAGGCTGGAGATGGAGAAGAAGCTTTAGATTTTATACTTACAGAAAAATTTGATTTAATAATTTTAGATTTAATGCTTCCTAAAATAAATGGCTGGGAGCTTTTAAAAGAGATAAGAGAAAAAGATTCATCTCTTCCTGTTATAATGCTTACAGCAAGAGGAAGCGAAGAGGATATTTTAAAAGGATATGAAATGAAGGCTGATGAATATATTGTAAAGCCTGTAAGCATGAAAGTCCTTGTGGCAAAAGTAAAAGCATTTTTAAGAATACATAGCCTAGGTGAAACAATTTCATTTGGGGGAATTACAATAAATACAGATACAAGAGATATAAAAATGGACGGAGTTCCTTTGGAACTTTCTCAAAAAGAGTATGAACTTTTACTTTTCTTTATAAAAAATAAAGGGCAGGTTCTTTCAAGAGACCGTATAATTACATCTTTATGGGGATATGATTATGATGGAGATATAAGAGCTGTTGATTCTCAGATAAAGAGAATAAGAAAAAAGCTTGATGGAAAATATATTAAAACTATAAGAGGTGCAGGTTACAAAATAGAGGAGGAATAA
- a CDS encoding sensor histidine kinase, which produces MSSIRNKLFFLIASVITMIMFFMVAFNEVYFEKYFLKIKKNQLFYLANEIKDPRSLIDLSAIEEKNNIKIYIINERYLNDIDVSLSKEDMTELFENPKKFVFRLTDTSFSLDKELTIITSYNKNQLLIISTPFSSVKEPVNIITSFHLKIVLTALVLGYVLSIILSRIITASIIDMGETAKRVAKLDFSQEFKSYSKDEIGILGENLNIMSAQLKDSIEKLQEDIEKERKIDKMRKEFISSVSHELKTPIAIINNYCEGLKEGIADDKETADFYLDIIMEETENMNKLVQSLLFLSRAERGFITFNSERFNIKEIIENEVKRAENLNTEDKKVIVDIKDKFFVGDKEQLTAVIKNLVENSFKYVEPEGEIIIKSENNRFTIGNTSHISEKEIENIWLPFYRADKARDRKLGTGLGLAIVKEILESHKLKYGVYKEDDKIIFWFEGGEE; this is translated from the coding sequence ATGAGCAGTATCCGTAATAAACTGTTTTTCCTTATAGCCTCAGTTATTACAATGATAATGTTTTTTATGGTTGCTTTTAATGAGGTGTATTTTGAAAAATACTTTTTAAAAATAAAAAAGAATCAGCTTTTTTATCTTGCAAATGAGATAAAAGATCCTCGTTCTTTAATAGATTTAAGTGCTATTGAAGAAAAAAATAATATAAAAATATATATAATAAACGAAAGATATCTTAATGATATAGATGTATCTCTTTCTAAAGAGGATATGACAGAACTTTTTGAAAATCCTAAAAAATTTGTATTCAGGCTTACAGATACATCATTTTCTTTGGATAAGGAACTTACTATAATAACATCATATAATAAAAATCAGCTTCTTATAATAAGCACTCCTTTCAGTTCTGTAAAAGAGCCTGTAAATATTATTACATCTTTTCACCTGAAAATAGTTCTTACAGCTCTTGTTTTAGGTTATGTTCTTTCAATTATACTTTCAAGAATTATAACAGCTTCAATTATAGATATGGGGGAAACTGCCAAAAGAGTTGCAAAATTAGATTTTTCTCAGGAGTTTAAATCTTATTCAAAAGATGAGATTGGAATTCTGGGAGAGAACCTTAATATAATGTCAGCACAGCTTAAGGACAGTATAGAAAAACTTCAGGAAGATATAGAAAAAGAAAGAAAAATAGATAAAATGAGAAAAGAATTTATCTCCAGTGTCAGCCATGAACTTAAAACTCCCATTGCAATTATAAATAACTATTGCGAGGGATTAAAAGAGGGAATAGCAGATGATAAAGAAACAGCTGACTTTTACCTTGATATAATTATGGAAGAAACTGAAAATATGAATAAGCTTGTTCAGTCACTTTTATTTTTATCAAGGGCAGAGAGAGGATTTATTACTTTTAATTCAGAGAGATTTAATATAAAAGAAATTATTGAAAATGAAGTAAAAAGAGCTGAAAACTTAAATACAGAAGATAAAAAAGTTATTGTAGATATAAAAGATAAGTTTTTTGTTGGAGATAAAGAACAACTTACTGCTGTTATTAAGAATCTTGTAGAAAATAGTTTTAAATATGTAGAGCCAGAAGGTGAGATAATTATAAAATCTGAAAACAATAGATTTACTATAGGAAATACATCTCATATTTCAGAAAAGGAAATAGAAAATATATGGCTTCCTTTCTACAGAGCAGATAAAGCCAGAGATAGAAAACTGGGAACAGGTCTTGGGCTTGCAATAGTAAAAGAGATACTTGAGAGCCATAAACTTAAATATGGTGTTTATAAAGAAGATGATAAAATTATTTTTTGGTTTGAAGGAGGAGAAGAATGA
- a CDS encoding proline--tRNA ligase — protein sequence MRFSKYYVKTLKENPKEAEVVSHQLLLRAGMIKKMASGVYSYLPLGYKTLRKVENIVREEMDRAGAVELLMPVLQPAEIWQESGRWDVMGPEMMRLKDRHERDFVLGPTHEEAITDIVRSDIFSYKQLPINLYQIQTKFRDERRPRFGLMRGREFLMKDAYSFGVTREDLDKEFDNMQEAYSRVFKRCGLDFRIVDADSGAIGGSGSKEFHVMANSGEDELIFCDSCHYGANVEKAVNVITNLPKEELKEPVLVPTPNIAKIEDVVANLGVEIERTVKAIMYKDMVTDEPYMVLIRGDIEVNEVKVKNLIDTIDIAMLTDEELEALGLFKGFIGPYGMDLKAKGIKVIADPSVTEIPNHTAGGNKPDTHYLNVNYGRDYEADIVADVRKVKEGDTCSICGKPLRVARGIECGHIFKLGKKYSEPMKATVLDENGKDIVMEMGCYGIGVSRTMAAAIEQNNDENGIIWPSAIAPFVVDVIAANIKDEAQTNLAEEVYKNLLDSGIETIYDDRNERAGFKFKDADLIGFPFKVVCGKKSAEGIVELKIRRTGETIETAKADVVATVKELMKKY from the coding sequence ATGAGGTTTAGTAAATATTATGTGAAAACATTAAAAGAAAACCCAAAAGAAGCTGAAGTTGTCAGCCACCAACTGCTTTTAAGAGCCGGTATGATTAAAAAAATGGCAAGCGGAGTGTACAGCTATCTTCCCTTAGGGTATAAGACACTTAGAAAAGTAGAAAATATTGTAAGAGAAGAAATGGACAGAGCAGGTGCAGTAGAACTTCTTATGCCTGTACTTCAGCCAGCTGAAATTTGGCAGGAAAGTGGAAGATGGGATGTAATGGGGCCTGAAATGATGAGACTTAAAGACAGACACGAAAGAGATTTTGTCCTTGGGCCAACACATGAAGAAGCTATAACAGATATAGTAAGAAGCGATATATTTTCATATAAACAATTACCAATAAATTTATATCAAATTCAAACTAAATTCAGAGATGAAAGAAGACCAAGATTTGGACTTATGAGAGGAAGAGAGTTCCTTATGAAAGATGCTTACTCTTTTGGAGTGACAAGAGAGGATCTTGATAAAGAATTTGATAATATGCAGGAAGCATATTCAAGAGTATTTAAAAGATGTGGACTTGATTTCAGAATTGTTGATGCTGACTCAGGAGCAATTGGAGGAAGTGGATCAAAAGAATTCCATGTTATGGCAAACTCAGGAGAAGATGAATTAATATTCTGTGATTCATGTCACTATGGAGCAAATGTTGAAAAAGCTGTAAATGTTATTACAAATCTTCCTAAAGAAGAATTAAAAGAACCAGTGCTTGTTCCTACACCAAATATTGCAAAAATAGAAGATGTAGTTGCAAACTTAGGTGTTGAAATAGAAAGAACAGTAAAAGCAATAATGTATAAAGATATGGTTACAGATGAACCTTATATGGTTTTAATAAGAGGGGACATTGAAGTAAACGAAGTAAAAGTAAAAAATTTAATTGATACAATAGATATTGCAATGCTTACTGATGAAGAACTTGAAGCTCTTGGACTTTTCAAAGGATTCATAGGACCATATGGAATGGATTTAAAAGCTAAGGGAATAAAAGTAATAGCAGATCCATCTGTAACAGAAATTCCTAACCATACAGCAGGAGGAAACAAGCCTGATACTCACTATTTAAATGTAAATTACGGAAGAGACTATGAAGCTGATATAGTTGCTGATGTAAGAAAAGTTAAAGAGGGAGATACTTGTTCAATCTGTGGAAAACCTCTTCGTGTTGCAAGAGGAATTGAATGTGGACATATCTTTAAACTTGGTAAAAAATATTCTGAGCCTATGAAAGCAACAGTTCTTGATGAAAATGGAAAAGATATTGTTATGGAAATGGGTTGCTATGGAATAGGAGTATCAAGAACAATGGCAGCTGCTATTGAACAAAATAATGATGAAAACGGAATTATTTGGCCGTCAGCTATAGCTCCTTTTGTAGTTGATGTTATTGCAGCAAATATAAAAGATGAAGCTCAAACAAATCTTGCAGAAGAGGTTTATAAAAATCTATTAGATTCAGGAATAGAAACTATCTATGACGACAGAAACGAAAGAGCAGGATTTAAATTTAAAGATGCTGACTTAATTGGATTCCCATTTAAAGTTGTATGTGGTAAAAAATCAGCAGAAGGAATTGTTGAATTAAAAATAAGAAGAACAGGAGAAACTATTGAAACAGCAAAAGCTGATGTAGTTGCAACTGTAAAAGAATTAATGAAAAAATATTAA
- a CDS encoding autotransporter domain-containing protein codes for MNNYVSTEKSLKRWLKTRVKVTMATVVGFLIAGTVAFGAGTIPEDGVYNNDVLLNTLQSTKFAVGQNGNLEIYSNGSVGHLLSDLQGNHSLSGIQNALSQQNNHPGYVVLTGALAGEGNYDGLTVAALNVLSGKGGSLGNLAKALKRFDTSNKTGNIEIVGDTKTIVGNTENSPVVLGLIGGDFSAGLLGTVEQSLTRTGNTSVTINNGNVFGATVGSTAISAGNLKVKYSFLPISANNKGTATINGNTTLNINGPANAAGITAGGLAAAIGGTATSTVNGDSNIKVNSVVNAGKLEGLTVGLFGGGMTVSTLGGKAEANTTGTTNVEITDGLSVGVIGGGLAVSTDASQYLKDGLEIGGKKGRIDGKGNFVIDLDGIPPITVSGLKAGGTSTVKSGDINVNLNGKTAAAAVLGNGIAVSHQNAPQGAKPTENDKISTSTVEANNITVNIDLTKNLNGTEIGNNNVIGKVKDVFVQLKNIVDPKVGTDVSKVIGSMQGAVGALKDGGIAVGVAGNGIAIAADKGVSTVKANNTTLNLNGGYIVGALGNGIAMNNAWAKSTAEVGKSVINIDGEDTEVIGVSGNGLAVYYGSGNYDGSLNFEGKALVQVKDSEINITNGSADGVFGGGIAIDDSELNTKNAEAITSGTSTIKVTGGLVKDFGYEHLGGVISGGTIGGQDYASYYKEVQALGDGVAIVGGGVAAGNNAKAHVENSIIEISGGKIEGDILAGGLATRGAESTVKESTINITGGEIIGSVYGTGKATEAGKGKLTEAGKATVENSVLNIDGYTNSIKNISGFDKITISKATDMKVNNILLEEGEILTNDGKLTLGLDKDNASLITIKGGTAENNGTIVVKSTQKVVSNTDGKFESAGTIQISDIEKDKLGEFKASDLFDGKYTFTGMLKDKNGNGILTTDDIITGGGDYNSDEINNAGKENNGEVNLGDKVALVGGEKPIDVGSVNIYNDITVKNNEEEKGVTIENTPINISGDKHITIGEETIKADLTIKDGTVNGEEGKTAVDFANKDSSLTLDGTNFTGNIGTENNTNGTVSVTDSTVDGDITAGSVVTGDEDLWNSLFGSTRLRTALFAATAKEVKTTVYNGNVTASDKLGVINENAIYNGKVTFTGNDGDGINIGATAGNTASARFNGDIKSNNIRLVGDATAYYASNITMTGKDNDTTGTKINGGTNIFEVSEKGENALLNTSNKVGNAGTGVSIADNSGVKLEANIDKDTVIDLGDKTNLNNNDVKLTENSDGFYELSKVGTEGNKYALNYKDNIASENGYSAELNDVFAASQVIHSKLNEFGYKTVDERAEVLDKYYSSNIYSETVKAAYDTVKMNEEAVLSLARKSEVGKWTAEGKALYSKDEYDRKGTVGDYSSEIESTGLMAAFGYGLNETTTAGVAFSGVKQDVDTDTGSADADLFYLGVYGNKVYGNYDFTAGLGYQFGEYEADNNILGTTGDKYDSKALSGYVQGRYTADLGDGLSLQPRVRLGYTYVEQDDTRDSYFGVSDAEISTFDAEFGLDTVKSVQLEKSKVDVKFGVSYVRTMGDTDDEFTGRFYGATASEGFNVLGAELAENVVKFNLGAEVTNENGFFYNGGLTYEFGSNDTEAYGVTAGVGYKF; via the coding sequence ATGAATAACTATGTTAGCACAGAAAAATCATTAAAAAGATGGTTAAAAACGAGAGTAAAAGTAACAATGGCAACTGTAGTAGGATTCCTTATTGCAGGAACTGTAGCTTTTGGAGCTGGAACTATTCCAGAAGATGGTGTATATAATAATGATGTTTTATTAAATACTTTACAAAGTACAAAATTTGCTGTAGGACAAAATGGAAATCTTGAAATTTATTCAAATGGTAGTGTTGGACATTTATTATCAGATTTACAAGGCAATCATTCTTTATCAGGAATACAAAATGCATTAAGTCAGCAGAATAATCATCCTGGATATGTTGTTTTAACAGGAGCTTTAGCAGGAGAGGGAAATTATGATGGACTAACTGTTGCTGCTTTAAATGTTCTTTCAGGAAAAGGAGGTTCTCTTGGTAATTTAGCAAAAGCTTTAAAGAGATTTGATACTTCAAATAAAACAGGGAATATAGAAATTGTTGGAGATACAAAAACTATTGTAGGAAATACAGAAAATTCTCCAGTTGTTTTAGGATTAATTGGTGGAGATTTTTCAGCTGGATTACTTGGAACAGTAGAGCAGTCATTAACAAGAACAGGAAATACATCAGTTACAATAAATAATGGTAATGTTTTTGGAGCAACAGTTGGAAGCACAGCGATTTCAGCAGGAAATTTAAAAGTGAAATATTCATTTTTACCTATTTCAGCAAATAATAAAGGAACAGCTACAATTAATGGAAATACTACATTAAATATAAATGGTCCAGCAAATGCAGCAGGAATTACAGCAGGAGGACTTGCAGCAGCAATAGGTGGTACAGCAACATCAACTGTAAATGGAGATTCTAATATAAAAGTTAATTCTGTAGTTAATGCTGGTAAATTGGAAGGATTAACAGTAGGATTATTTGGTGGAGGAATGACAGTTTCTACTTTAGGTGGAAAAGCTGAAGCAAATACAACAGGAACTACAAATGTAGAAATAACTGATGGGCTTTCTGTTGGAGTAATAGGTGGAGGACTTGCAGTTTCAACTGATGCTTCTCAATATTTAAAAGATGGATTAGAAATAGGTGGTAAAAAAGGAAGAATAGATGGAAAAGGAAATTTTGTAATTGATTTAGATGGAATACCACCAATTACAGTTTCAGGACTTAAAGCTGGTGGAACATCAACAGTTAAATCTGGAGATATTAATGTAAATCTTAATGGAAAAACAGCTGCAGCTGCTGTATTAGGAAATGGTATTGCAGTATCACATCAAAATGCACCTCAAGGGGCAAAACCTACTGAAAACGATAAAATTTCAACATCAACAGTAGAAGCAAATAATATTACAGTAAATATAGATTTAACTAAAAACTTAAATGGAACAGAAATAGGAAATAATAATGTAATAGGAAAAGTTAAAGATGTATTTGTACAATTAAAAAATATTGTTGATCCAAAAGTAGGTACAGATGTAAGTAAAGTAATTGGTTCAATGCAAGGTGCAGTAGGAGCATTAAAAGATGGTGGAATAGCAGTAGGGGTAGCAGGAAATGGTATTGCAATAGCTGCTGATAAAGGAGTTTCAACAGTAAAAGCTAATAATACAACTCTTAACTTAAATGGTGGATATATTGTTGGAGCTTTAGGAAATGGTATTGCTATGAATAATGCTTGGGCAAAATCAACAGCAGAAGTAGGAAAATCTGTAATAAATATTGATGGAGAAGATACAGAAGTAATTGGAGTTTCTGGAAATGGACTTGCAGTTTATTATGGTTCAGGAAATTATGACGGAAGCTTAAACTTTGAAGGTAAAGCTCTTGTTCAAGTAAAAGACAGTGAAATTAATATTACGAATGGTTCAGCTGATGGAGTATTTGGTGGAGGAATTGCAATAGATGATTCTGAACTTAATACAAAAAATGCAGAAGCTATAACATCAGGAACTTCTACAATAAAGGTAACTGGTGGACTTGTTAAAGATTTTGGTTATGAACATTTAGGTGGAGTTATATCTGGTGGAACAATTGGAGGACAAGATTATGCTTCTTATTATAAAGAAGTACAAGCTCTTGGAGATGGAGTTGCTATAGTTGGTGGAGGAGTTGCAGCAGGAAATAATGCTAAAGCTCATGTAGAAAATTCTATAATTGAAATCTCTGGTGGAAAAATAGAAGGAGATATTTTAGCAGGAGGACTTGCAACAAGAGGAGCAGAATCTACTGTTAAAGAATCTACTATTAATATTACTGGTGGAGAAATCATTGGTAGTGTTTACGGAACAGGAAAAGCAACAGAAGCTGGAAAAGGAAAATTAACAGAGGCAGGAAAAGCAACTGTAGAAAATTCTGTATTAAATATTGATGGTTACACAAACAGCATAAAAAATATCAGTGGATTTGATAAAATTACTATCTCTAAAGCTACAGATATGAAAGTTAATAATATTCTTTTAGAAGAAGGGGAAATATTAACAAATGATGGAAAATTAACTCTAGGATTAGATAAAGATAACGCATCACTTATAACAATAAAAGGTGGAACAGCAGAAAATAATGGAACTATCGTAGTAAAATCAACACAAAAAGTTGTTTCAAATACTGATGGTAAATTTGAAAGTGCAGGTACAATTCAAATCTCTGATATAGAAAAAGATAAATTAGGAGAATTTAAAGCTTCAGATTTATTTGATGGAAAATATACATTTACAGGAATGCTAAAAGATAAAAATGGAAATGGTATATTAACAACAGATGATATAATTACTGGTGGTGGAGATTATAACTCTGATGAAATAAATAATGCTGGAAAAGAAAATAATGGAGAAGTAAACCTTGGAGATAAAGTTGCTTTAGTTGGAGGAGAAAAACCAATAGATGTTGGTTCAGTAAACATTTATAACGATATTACAGTAAAAAATAATGAAGAAGAAAAAGGAGTTACAATAGAAAATACTCCTATCAATATTAGTGGAGATAAACATATTACAATAGGAGAAGAAACAATAAAGGCTGATTTAACAATCAAAGATGGAACAGTAAATGGAGAAGAAGGAAAAACAGCTGTAGACTTTGCTAATAAAGATTCATCTCTTACTCTAGATGGAACAAACTTCACAGGAAATATAGGAACAGAAAATAATACAAACGGAACTGTTAGTGTAACTGATTCAACAGTAGATGGAGATATTACAGCAGGAAGTGTTGTTACTGGAGATGAAGATTTATGGAATAGTTTATTTGGAAGCACTAGATTAAGAACAGCATTGTTTGCTGCAACAGCTAAAGAAGTAAAAACAACAGTATATAATGGTAATGTAACTGCAAGCGATAAACTTGGTGTTATAAATGAAAATGCAATTTATAATGGAAAAGTTACATTTACTGGTAATGATGGTGATGGAATAAATATAGGAGCAACAGCAGGAAATACAGCTTCAGCAAGATTTAATGGAGATATAAAATCTAATAATATAAGACTAGTTGGAGATGCTACAGCATACTATGCTTCAAATATTACAATGACTGGAAAAGATAATGATACTACAGGAACAAAAATTAATGGAGGAACAAATATATTTGAAGTAAGTGAAAAAGGAGAAAATGCTCTTCTTAATACTTCTAATAAAGTAGGAAATGCTGGAACTGGAGTATCAATTGCAGATAATTCTGGAGTAAAACTTGAAGCAAATATTGATAAAGATACAGTAATTGATTTAGGAGATAAAACAAATCTTAATAATAATGATGTTAAATTAACTGAAAATAGTGATGGATTCTATGAATTATCTAAAGTTGGTACAGAAGGTAATAAATATGCTCTTAACTATAAAGACAATATAGCAAGTGAAAATGGATATAGTGCAGAACTTAATGATGTATTTGCAGCTTCTCAAGTTATCCACTCTAAATTAAATGAATTTGGATATAAAACAGTTGATGAAAGAGCAGAAGTACTAGATAAATATTATTCATCTAACATCTATTCTGAAACTGTAAAAGCAGCTTATGATACTGTTAAAATGAATGAAGAAGCAGTACTTTCTCTTGCTAGAAAATCTGAAGTAGGAAAATGGACAGCTGAAGGTAAAGCACTTTACTCTAAAGATGAATATGATAGAAAAGGAACTGTAGGAGATTATTCTTCTGAAATAGAATCAACAGGACTAATGGCAGCATTTGGTTATGGATTAAATGAAACTACTACAGCAGGAGTAGCTTTCTCTGGTGTAAAACAAGATGTTGATACAGATACAGGAAGTGCTGATGCTGACTTATTCTACTTAGGAGTATATGGAAATAAAGTTTATGGAAACTATGACTTTACAGCAGGATTAGGATACCAATTTGGAGAATATGAAGCTGATAACAATATTCTAGGAACAACAGGAGATAAATACGATTCTAAAGCATTAAGCGGATATGTACAAGGAAGATATACAGCAGACTTAGGAGATGGATTATCACTACAACCTAGAGTAAGATTAGGATATACTTATGTAGAACAAGATGATACAAGAGATTCTTACTTTGGAGTATCTGACGCAGAAATTTCAACATTTGATGCAGAATTTGGTTTAGATACAGTTAAATCAGTTCAATTAGAAAAATCTAAAGTAGATGTAAAATTCGGAGTATCTTATGTAAGAACAATGGGAGATACAGATGATGAATTTACAGGAAGATTCTATGGAGCAACAGCAAGCGAAGGATTTAATGTATTAGGAGCAGAACTAGCAGAAAATGTAGTTAAATTTAACTTAGGAGCAGAAGTAACAAATGAAAATGGATTCTTCTATAATGGTGGATTAACTTATGAATTCGGAAGCAATGATACAGAAGCTTACGGTGTAACAGCAGGTGTAGGATATAAGTTCTAA
- the cobU gene encoding bifunctional adenosylcobinamide kinase/adenosylcobinamide-phosphate guanylyltransferase → MGKIIYITGGARSGKSSFAEKLIQERYKSKIYLATAIPFDDEMKDRIEKHKKQRGKNWKTIENYKNLSGILKNHIEEYDVILLDCITNMVTNLMIIENEYDWDNISMKEVDSVREKVIREIESVIEFIKKNDIDMVAVSNEVGLGLVPTTALGRHFRDIGGKINQIMAEASDEAYLVVSGLNMRLK, encoded by the coding sequence TTGGGAAAAATAATTTACATAACAGGGGGAGCAAGAAGTGGAAAAAGTTCTTTTGCTGAAAAGCTTATACAAGAGCGTTATAAAAGTAAAATATATCTTGCAACAGCTATTCCTTTTGATGACGAGATGAAAGACAGAATAGAAAAACATAAAAAACAAAGAGGAAAAAATTGGAAAACAATAGAAAATTATAAAAATCTTTCAGGAATATTAAAGAATCATATAGAGGAATATGATGTGATTCTTCTTGACTGTATTACAAATATGGTGACAAATCTTATGATTATTGAAAATGAATATGATTGGGATAATATATCTATGAAAGAAGTAGATTCAGTAAGAGAAAAAGTAATAAGAGAGATAGAATCTGTTATTGAGTTTATAAAGAAAAATGATATTGATATGGTAGCTGTATCAAATGAAGTGGGGTTAGGGCTTGTACCAACAACTGCCCTTGGAAGACATTTCAGAGATATAGGTGGAAAAATAAATCAGATAATGGCAGAGGCTTCAGATGAAGCATATCTTGTTGTATCAGGTTTAAATATGAGATTAAAATAA
- a CDS encoding KdsC family phosphatase — translation MIKLVVLDVDGTLTDGKLYIDNMGNEMKAFDVKDGLAISQSIKQGIKFAIITGKTSKIVERRGKELGIQEIVQGSWDKVADLEKILKKYNLTFEETAYIGDDLIDLKPMKLCGFSACPKDSAAEIIEISDFISSKNGGCGAVREVLEFILKKQNLWNNIIENFTATEQ, via the coding sequence ATGATAAAGCTTGTGGTTCTTGATGTAGATGGAACTCTTACTGATGGAAAACTTTATATAGATAACATGGGAAATGAAATGAAAGCCTTTGATGTTAAAGATGGGCTTGCAATAAGCCAGTCTATAAAACAAGGAATAAAATTTGCAATCATTACTGGTAAAACTTCTAAAATTGTTGAAAGAAGAGGGAAAGAACTTGGAATTCAAGAAATAGTTCAAGGAAGCTGGGACAAAGTTGCAGATCTTGAAAAAATATTAAAAAAATATAATTTAACTTTTGAAGAAACTGCTTATATAGGAGATGACCTTATAGATTTAAAACCTATGAAACTTTGTGGATTTTCTGCTTGTCCTAAAGATTCTGCTGCTGAAATTATTGAAATCTCTGACTTTATTTCTTCAAAAAATGGAGGCTGTGGAGCTGTAAGAGAGGTTCTTGAATTTATTCTGAAAAAACAAAACCTTTGGAATAATATTATAGAAAATTTTACAGCTACAGAACAATAA
- the cobS gene encoding adenosylcobinamide-GDP ribazoletransferase: MKGLILLFKFMTRLPIPVNSEFDSKELGKSMKFFPVVGIVIGIILYAVYLIGAKFILSSYLLAAVVVLVEVILTGGLHLDGLADTFDGIFSYRSKQKMLEIMKDSRLGTNGGIAIVLYFILKILLIAGIRDTGFGIAGEMFGLQNAAGAVVLVTPVLARINTVLNCAAAPYARSSGSAKDFVECTDKAGVLTAAAIALVFSGIAGCGILGILNPLHLVNITAVTMVLGLYFAKLMERKIGGVTGDTLGAILELSEIVILFGFYFSAAASLGSKLSF, encoded by the coding sequence ATGAAAGGGTTGATTTTACTTTTTAAATTTATGACAAGACTGCCTATTCCTGTAAATTCTGAATTTGATTCAAAGGAACTTGGAAAAAGCATGAAATTTTTTCCTGTTGTAGGAATAGTGATAGGTATTATTTTATATGCAGTATATCTTATAGGGGCTAAATTTATTTTATCTTCATATCTTCTTGCAGCTGTAGTAGTTTTGGTTGAAGTTATTCTTACAGGAGGACTTCATCTTGATGGTCTTGCAGATACTTTTGATGGAATATTCAGTTACAGAAGTAAACAAAAAATGCTTGAGATAATGAAGGATTCTAGATTAGGTACAAACGGAGGAATAGCTATTGTTCTTTATTTTATTTTAAAAATATTATTAATAGCAGGAATAAGAGATACAGGATTTGGTATAGCTGGAGAAATGTTTGGACTACAGAATGCAGCAGGAGCAGTTGTTCTTGTAACACCTGTACTTGCAAGAATAAATACAGTTCTTAACTGTGCAGCAGCACCTTATGCAAGATCTTCAGGAAGTGCTAAAGATTTTGTGGAATGTACTGATAAGGCAGGAGTATTAACAGCAGCAGCAATAGCTCTTGTTTTTTCAGGGATAGCAGGATGTGGAATATTAGGTATATTAAATCCTCTTCATCTTGTAAATATAACAGCAGTAACAATGGTTCTTGGACTTTACTTTGCTAAGCTTATGGAAAGAAAAATAGGGGGAGTTACAGGGGATACTCTTGGAGCAATACTTGAACTTTCAGAAATAGTAATTCTATTTGGATTTTATTTTTCAGCAGCAGCATCACTAGGTTCAAAACTTTCATTTTAG